The Candidatus Koribacter versatilis Ellin345 genome has a segment encoding these proteins:
- a CDS encoding discoidin domain-containing protein: MISRFASISCAMFLAAASLGAQTIVVDADPAHVVNRFRPQYALGTTVDRVPSNATDTFFRPDQVQQVLSAGWGVVSYRQNTELFIQAWHWNPKGKWSDPSGKGYFVGDATPTSEPIRHSFGYSLQHRGFTRNGGSEFDGFSRLDDGDIKTYWKSNPYLTQTFTGEPDSAHAQWIVIDLEKPQDINAIRIAWAEPYAREYNVQYWEGSGDAMDEQDKGTWKNFSSGAVANGEGGTPTIKLSTSTVQARYVRVLMTGSSNTCDTHGSSDKRNCVGYAIREVYLGTVDQSGDFHDLLKHTPGQQQTLTYCSSVDPWHEPSDLYVAPDRMESGDQPGFDLFFTSGITRGLPAIVPIALIYGTPEDSAAQMAYLKARKYPISYIEMGEEADGQYMQPEDNAALYIQWATAIHKVDPTFKLGGPSFQGVTEDIKAWADPKGRTSWFARFLDYLKTHGHLDDFAFMSFEHYPYDGCETPWENLYQEPELIMHVMDVWRADGLPPNIPLLDTETNDHGGEAAVDIFGALWLGDSFAGFLTAGGQSTHYYHALSYSPPHPACPNSWGTYHMFMVDKNYVIQRKTSQYFGAKMLTQEWVQPGDAEHQLFRATSDIKDAAGHTLVTAYPLLRPDGKWSILLINKDRDHPHEVQITFRNSGAGGLRGAVEMVTFGKAQYQWHPDRKNGYADPDGPPVTSKLTAGEQTRYTLPPASINVLREVH; encoded by the coding sequence ATGATCTCGCGATTTGCTTCCATCTCGTGCGCAATGTTTCTTGCCGCTGCAAGTTTGGGTGCTCAAACGATCGTCGTCGACGCCGATCCCGCACACGTCGTGAATCGCTTCCGGCCGCAATACGCGCTGGGAACCACGGTAGATCGCGTCCCGAGCAACGCAACCGATACTTTCTTTCGCCCCGATCAAGTGCAACAAGTGCTGAGCGCGGGATGGGGCGTCGTCAGTTATCGCCAGAACACTGAGCTCTTCATTCAAGCGTGGCATTGGAACCCTAAGGGCAAGTGGAGCGATCCGAGCGGCAAGGGCTATTTCGTCGGCGACGCCACGCCTACGAGTGAGCCGATTCGCCACTCGTTCGGATACTCGCTCCAGCATCGTGGCTTTACCCGCAACGGGGGCTCCGAGTTCGACGGCTTCTCTCGTCTTGATGATGGCGACATCAAAACTTATTGGAAGAGCAATCCCTACCTTACACAGACGTTCACTGGCGAACCGGATTCCGCGCATGCGCAATGGATCGTGATTGATTTGGAAAAGCCGCAGGACATCAACGCGATCCGCATCGCATGGGCCGAACCGTATGCGCGCGAATACAACGTGCAGTACTGGGAAGGTTCGGGCGACGCGATGGATGAACAGGATAAAGGCACGTGGAAGAACTTTTCATCTGGGGCTGTCGCGAACGGTGAGGGTGGCACTCCGACGATCAAGCTCAGCACCTCAACGGTCCAAGCGCGATACGTGCGTGTGCTGATGACCGGTTCCTCCAATACCTGCGACACCCACGGATCCAGTGACAAGAGAAATTGTGTTGGTTACGCCATTCGCGAGGTCTATCTGGGTACAGTCGATCAGAGCGGCGATTTCCACGACCTGCTCAAACACACTCCGGGACAGCAGCAAACATTGACGTATTGCTCCTCCGTTGATCCCTGGCATGAACCGTCCGACCTGTACGTCGCACCAGACCGGATGGAATCGGGAGATCAGCCCGGCTTCGACTTGTTCTTCACCAGCGGCATCACCCGCGGACTTCCTGCAATCGTACCGATTGCGTTGATCTATGGAACGCCAGAAGATTCCGCGGCCCAAATGGCTTACCTCAAAGCTCGCAAATATCCGATCTCATACATCGAGATGGGTGAAGAGGCCGATGGTCAGTACATGCAGCCCGAGGACAACGCGGCTCTGTACATTCAGTGGGCGACAGCCATTCACAAGGTCGACCCCACATTCAAGCTGGGCGGCCCGTCGTTCCAGGGCGTGACTGAAGACATCAAGGCGTGGGCTGACCCGAAGGGCAGAACCTCGTGGTTCGCGCGTTTCCTTGACTACTTAAAAACCCACGGCCATCTCGACGATTTCGCATTCATGTCGTTCGAACACTATCCCTATGACGGATGCGAAACGCCGTGGGAGAACCTTTATCAGGAACCTGAGCTAATCATGCACGTTATGGATGTCTGGCGAGCGGATGGATTGCCGCCAAATATTCCGCTGCTCGACACCGAAACCAACGATCACGGTGGGGAAGCGGCGGTGGACATCTTCGGCGCGCTTTGGCTCGGCGATTCTTTCGCCGGTTTCCTTACCGCCGGCGGACAATCCACCCACTACTATCACGCACTTTCGTACTCCCCGCCGCATCCGGCGTGTCCGAACAGCTGGGGCACTTATCACATGTTCATGGTCGATAAAAACTATGTGATTCAACGGAAGACCTCGCAATATTTTGGCGCGAAAATGCTGACCCAGGAGTGGGTGCAGCCCGGCGATGCTGAACATCAACTCTTCCGCGCCACGAGCGACATCAAAGACGCCGCAGGACACACGCTGGTGACTGCCTACCCGCTACTTCGCCCGGACGGCAAATGGTCGATTTTGCTGATCAACAAAGATCGCGATCATCCACACGAAGTGCAGATCACATTCCGAAACAGCGGAGCGGGAGGCCTTCGCGGCGCCGTAGAGATGGTCACGTTTGGAAAAGCCCAATACCAGTGGCATCCTGACCGAAAGAATGGTTACGCCGACCCGGACGGGCCGCCCGTCACCAGCAAGTTGACGGCGGGCGAGCAAACTCGCTACACGCTGCCGCCCGCTTCGATCAATGTGCTTCGCGAGGTGCACTGA
- a CDS encoding c-type cytochrome translates to MNAITKTLVSMSFSLAIAIAVPALAQEPPGSGMPQPIPQTPATHDFTSHIGKVTGHADHGKQDYRRWCVGCHGPYGDGNGENAPWIDPKPRDFTAATFKCRSTPTGTLPTDDDLFNAITRGFNTSNMPQWRPLTPQTRADLIAYVKTFSPRWKSEKPGTPITITPETPVTIDSIARGKALFVKLECWKCHGPLGRSDGPSAATLTDSKDQPIKPYNFSTGGRLKCGEANADIYRDFMTGLDGTPMPSFADNVKPEEAWDLVHFLRTLQTTRPSKENEVLKAAGGKIPDVPPPAAPAQENNQAPQQEQKSPSSGK, encoded by the coding sequence ATGAATGCGATCACGAAAACTCTGGTTTCCATGAGCTTCAGCCTCGCCATAGCGATCGCCGTCCCGGCGCTCGCACAGGAACCTCCGGGAAGTGGCATGCCGCAGCCGATTCCGCAAACGCCAGCGACGCATGACTTCACGTCCCACATCGGCAAAGTGACGGGCCATGCCGACCACGGCAAGCAGGACTACCGGCGCTGGTGTGTGGGATGCCATGGACCATATGGCGATGGCAACGGAGAAAATGCCCCGTGGATTGATCCCAAGCCTCGCGACTTCACAGCCGCGACCTTCAAGTGCCGATCAACGCCGACCGGTACCCTTCCTACCGACGACGATCTCTTCAACGCGATCACCCGCGGCTTCAATACCAGTAACATGCCGCAATGGCGTCCGCTGACACCACAAACGCGCGCCGACTTGATTGCGTACGTGAAGACCTTCTCGCCGCGGTGGAAGTCAGAAAAGCCGGGCACACCGATCACGATCACGCCTGAAACGCCGGTGACGATTGACAGCATCGCGCGCGGCAAAGCGTTGTTCGTCAAGTTGGAATGCTGGAAGTGCCACGGACCTCTCGGCCGGAGCGACGGCCCCTCGGCAGCAACCCTTACCGATAGCAAAGACCAGCCGATCAAGCCCTACAACTTCTCGACCGGCGGACGCTTGAAGTGTGGCGAGGCCAACGCCGATATCTATCGCGACTTCATGACCGGATTGGACGGGACGCCAATGCCGTCGTTTGCAGACAACGTGAAGCCGGAGGAAGCGTGGGACCTAGTGCACTTCCTGCGTACACTCCAAACCACTCGTCCGAGCAAAGAGAATGAAGTATTGAAGGCGGCAGGCGGTAAGATTCCTGACGTTCCGCCTCCTGCCGCTCCGGCGCAGGAGAACAACCAAGCTCCGCAGCAGGAGCAGAAGTCTCCGAGCAGCGGGAAATAA
- a CDS encoding carboxypeptidase regulatory-like domain-containing protein: protein MRTKQVCTAAALALLIAPASVWAGTISGKVTVDGPVPKQKVIDMSKEPACAKDYPASDPPKTETATVGAGNSLSDVVVYISAGANDEGTVPPQAVTLDQHGCRYIKHVTALHVNQDMKVTNSDPTSHNIHPLAKTNREWNKSQPPGSPALDAKFDQAEFIPVKCNIHPWMHGYIVVLKTNHFGVTGADGGFSLKDLPPGKYTVTAWQETLGSSQQDVTIGGANETKTINFVFKGKAY from the coding sequence ATGCGAACGAAACAAGTCTGTACCGCAGCAGCGCTCGCACTGCTGATTGCACCAGCAAGCGTGTGGGCAGGAACAATCAGTGGCAAGGTGACGGTAGATGGCCCGGTTCCGAAGCAAAAGGTTATTGATATGTCGAAGGAGCCGGCGTGCGCGAAGGACTATCCAGCGAGTGATCCGCCGAAAACGGAAACGGCCACTGTAGGTGCGGGCAATTCCTTGTCTGACGTCGTGGTGTATATCTCCGCGGGCGCCAACGACGAGGGCACTGTACCTCCACAAGCGGTAACGCTGGACCAGCACGGCTGCCGATACATCAAACACGTGACCGCTTTACATGTGAATCAGGACATGAAGGTCACGAACAGCGATCCGACCTCGCACAACATCCATCCGCTGGCGAAAACCAACCGCGAATGGAACAAGTCGCAGCCACCCGGATCGCCTGCGCTCGATGCGAAGTTCGACCAGGCGGAATTCATTCCGGTCAAATGCAACATCCATCCGTGGATGCACGGTTACATCGTAGTGCTGAAGACGAACCACTTCGGTGTAACAGGTGCTGACGGCGGGTTCTCCCTGAAGGACCTGCCACCGGGCAAGTACACGGTGACAGCGTGGCAGGAGACGCTCGGGAGTTCGCAGCAAGACGTGACGATCGGTGGCGCCAACGAAACGAAGACGATCAACTTCGTATTCAAAGGCAAGGCGTACTAA
- a CDS encoding cytochrome c oxidase subunit II yields MGKLFAVVLVLIAIGSAIPIVMHWYPMAQDISTHGHLIDDQMGETMAEAGIAFLAAQFVLAFFVFRYSDRKDPGKIRTFPGGARTMVVAAVLLVGSEVLALGIFGQRAWAGQYFTPPGADAMTIQTQAGQFAFYFRYPGADGKLGQQHPDKIDEGNQNFFGLDPANDVESRDDVVTAELGIPANREIRLLMHSKDVGHSFYVRELRVQQDFVPGLDLMVHFTATKPGRYEIVCTQLCGLGHYNMKAYLNVMTQEDFDAWMKQKTSEQ; encoded by the coding sequence ATGGGCAAACTCTTCGCAGTGGTGCTGGTGTTGATCGCAATCGGATCGGCGATCCCGATCGTCATGCACTGGTACCCGATGGCGCAGGACATCTCCACGCACGGTCATCTGATTGACGATCAGATGGGCGAGACGATGGCGGAAGCGGGTATTGCCTTCCTTGCCGCGCAGTTCGTGCTCGCGTTTTTCGTCTTTCGATACTCCGACCGCAAAGATCCTGGCAAAATCAGGACTTTCCCGGGCGGCGCCCGGACGATGGTAGTCGCTGCCGTACTGCTTGTCGGGTCAGAAGTGCTGGCGCTGGGAATCTTCGGACAGCGCGCGTGGGCGGGGCAGTACTTCACACCTCCCGGTGCAGATGCCATGACGATCCAAACGCAGGCGGGCCAATTTGCTTTTTACTTCCGCTATCCCGGCGCCGACGGCAAGCTTGGCCAGCAGCATCCGGACAAGATTGATGAAGGCAACCAGAACTTTTTTGGTCTCGATCCGGCGAATGATGTTGAGTCACGCGACGATGTCGTAACTGCCGAGCTCGGCATTCCTGCGAATCGAGAGATCCGACTCCTGATGCACTCCAAGGATGTGGGACATTCGTTCTACGTACGCGAACTGCGGGTGCAGCAGGACTTCGTTCCAGGACTCGACCTGATGGTGCACTTCACTGCGACGAAGCCGGGGAGATACGAAATTGTGTGCACGCAGCTCTGCGGATTGGGCCACTACAACATGAAGGCCTATCTGAATGTGATGACGCAGGAAGATTTCGACGCTTGGATGAAGCAGAAGACGTCGGAGCAATAG
- a CDS encoding cytochrome c oxidase subunit I, giving the protein MAPTGFIRKYVFSLDHKVIGLQYYGLAVVAVFIGMVLSWLMRIHLVWPNSPIPGLHLLSKNGAPGDVMTPEYYLSLLTMHGTLMVFFVLTNAPFAAFGNYFLPIQIGAEDMAFPRFNMMSFWTTFAAFCVLIAAFFIPDGPPISGWTAYATLSAVGGDAGPGMAYGQTLWGISIAIFCIASLLGSLNFIATTLDLRTKGMSLMRMPICTWAWFITSCIALLAFAVLLPACILLCLDRVAGTSFFIPSGLVFNDHVIPHGGGSALLWQHLFWFFGHPEVYIAILPAMGIVSHILINSMRRPLLSHRVVIGSMISIGFLSYVVWGHHMFVSGMNPLSSLVFSFPTLIITIPATVLTLIWLGSLYGSRLRINSASLFALGFISMFVSGGVSGFFLAQPSIDIYLHATYFVVGHFHLVMGVAAIFGVFAGTYFWFPKMTGHMMNETLGKIHFWGTFIGAYCIFMPFHYLGMVGNVRRYSSFVDDFLQPYLPLHKFITFAALTTGAFQILFLLNLLYSRFKGPKAPVNPWECTSLEWTVPSPPPFDNFGGVHPVVYHDPYQYGIEGSTGDYVMQSSPETIAVERDEK; this is encoded by the coding sequence GTGGCACCAACTGGGTTCATTCGGAAGTATGTATTCAGCCTTGATCACAAGGTGATTGGCCTCCAGTATTACGGGTTGGCAGTGGTGGCGGTGTTCATCGGGATGGTTCTTTCCTGGCTGATGCGCATTCACCTCGTGTGGCCGAATTCGCCTATTCCGGGCCTGCACCTGCTAAGCAAGAACGGCGCGCCCGGCGACGTGATGACGCCAGAATATTACCTCTCTCTGCTCACCATGCACGGAACACTGATGGTCTTCTTTGTGCTGACCAATGCTCCGTTTGCCGCGTTCGGTAACTACTTCCTGCCGATCCAGATCGGCGCGGAGGACATGGCCTTCCCGCGCTTCAACATGATGTCGTTCTGGACGACCTTTGCAGCGTTCTGCGTGTTGATTGCAGCGTTCTTCATCCCCGATGGGCCTCCGATTTCCGGCTGGACTGCCTACGCAACGCTCAGCGCGGTGGGAGGCGATGCGGGACCGGGGATGGCTTATGGGCAAACGCTCTGGGGAATTTCGATTGCGATCTTCTGTATCGCGTCGCTATTAGGTTCGCTGAACTTCATCGCGACCACTCTCGACCTTCGTACCAAAGGCATGAGCTTGATGCGGATGCCAATCTGCACGTGGGCATGGTTTATCACGTCGTGCATCGCGTTGCTCGCGTTCGCAGTGCTGCTCCCGGCTTGCATTCTCCTCTGTCTGGATCGGGTTGCGGGAACCAGCTTCTTCATCCCTTCGGGACTGGTTTTCAACGATCACGTCATTCCCCATGGCGGTGGTTCGGCCCTGTTGTGGCAGCATCTCTTCTGGTTCTTCGGACATCCCGAGGTATACATTGCGATCCTGCCGGCGATGGGCATCGTGTCGCACATTTTGATCAATAGCATGCGGCGGCCGCTGCTGAGTCACAGAGTCGTTATCGGCAGTATGATATCGATCGGATTCCTGAGCTACGTAGTTTGGGGACACCATATGTTCGTCAGCGGAATGAACCCGCTGTCTTCGCTGGTGTTCTCGTTCCCGACGCTGATTATTACGATTCCCGCGACAGTGCTGACGCTTATCTGGCTCGGGAGTCTGTATGGCTCGCGGCTTCGGATTAACAGCGCATCGCTGTTTGCACTCGGGTTTATTTCGATGTTCGTAAGCGGCGGCGTGAGCGGGTTTTTCCTGGCTCAGCCTTCCATTGACATCTATCTGCACGCGACCTATTTCGTGGTCGGGCACTTCCACTTGGTAATGGGCGTAGCGGCGATCTTCGGTGTGTTCGCGGGAACATATTTCTGGTTCCCGAAAATGACCGGGCACATGATGAACGAGACGCTTGGGAAGATCCACTTCTGGGGAACGTTCATCGGGGCCTATTGCATTTTCATGCCGTTCCACTATCTCGGCATGGTCGGCAATGTGCGGCGGTATTCGTCGTTTGTGGACGACTTCCTACAGCCCTATCTTCCCCTGCACAAATTCATCACCTTCGCGGCCCTGACCACTGGGGCCTTCCAGATCCTTTTCCTACTCAACTTGCTTTACAGCCGCTTCAAGGGGCCGAAGGCGCCGGTGAATCCGTGGGAATGCACGTCTCTCGAGTGGACGGTTCCATCACCACCGCCGTTCGACAACTTCGGCGGAGTGCACCCGGTGGTCTACCACGATCCGTACCAGTACGGTATAGAGGGCTCGACCGGAGACTACGTGATGCAGTCTTCACCCGAGACGATCGCGGTGGAACGCGACGAGAAGTAA
- a CDS encoding cytochrome c oxidase subunit 3 gives MSALNEPLNLAQAVEVERQERRKTSGGSTVPPSSTSGRLPSIADPAGESVRTGVWVGLATIAMMFAAFTSAVVVRKGASNDWTHIVLPNILLLNSAVLVASSITLEIARKKVKAYAKGTAPSQSVPLAWLGSTLALGLIFVVGQFVAWSQLKAQGVYLATSPNASFFYVLTVIHAIHVAGGLGGLTRVILKTSGSVFTLRRSTLDGTAYYWHFMGALWIYVVSLLYLKF, from the coding sequence ATGAGTGCGTTGAATGAACCACTGAATCTAGCGCAAGCCGTCGAAGTTGAACGCCAAGAGCGGCGTAAGACGAGCGGCGGGTCGACAGTACCGCCGAGTTCTACGAGCGGACGCTTGCCGTCTATAGCGGATCCAGCGGGCGAATCGGTACGTACGGGCGTGTGGGTCGGTCTGGCGACGATCGCGATGATGTTTGCGGCGTTCACCAGCGCCGTCGTCGTGCGCAAGGGCGCTTCCAATGATTGGACCCACATCGTACTGCCGAACATCCTCCTGCTGAATTCGGCAGTGCTGGTGGCAAGCAGCATCACATTGGAGATTGCACGCAAGAAGGTCAAGGCGTATGCGAAGGGAACCGCTCCATCGCAGAGTGTGCCGCTTGCGTGGCTCGGCTCCACACTGGCGCTCGGCTTGATTTTTGTAGTCGGACAGTTCGTAGCGTGGTCGCAGTTGAAAGCCCAGGGCGTATATCTCGCCACTAGCCCGAATGCTTCGTTCTTCTATGTGTTGACGGTGATTCATGCCATCCACGTCGCCGGCGGCTTAGGAGGTTTGACGCGGGTGATCTTGAAGACGAGCGGATCGGTATTCACGCTTCGGCGCAGCACACTCGACGGCACTGCCTACTACTGGCACTTCATGGGTGCGCTTTGGATTTACGTGGTCTCGCTTCTCTATTTGAAGTTCTAG
- a CDS encoding cytochrome c oxidase subunit 3, which yields MSQADIAQVGHGPAYEAPPFAIPSKKLVMWLFIISDAVTFGAMLYGYGYLRNASSDWPTPFKFSPSIVNVMIMTFVLITSSLTMLIGVRKAQSGDRFGAINWTFITVLLGLVFAGLHIREWIGLIHEGVTLSANPWGSKQFGALFFSITGLHLTHVFGGVIALTVVALGFKRGRYKAADIEIWGLYWHFVDLVWMFVVPLVYLLNLEK from the coding sequence GTGAGTCAAGCTGATATCGCACAGGTTGGGCATGGACCGGCCTATGAGGCGCCACCATTTGCGATTCCGTCGAAGAAATTGGTGATGTGGCTGTTCATCATCTCGGATGCCGTGACCTTTGGCGCCATGTTGTATGGATATGGGTATCTGCGGAACGCGTCTTCGGATTGGCCGACACCGTTCAAGTTCTCGCCGAGCATCGTGAACGTAATGATCATGACTTTCGTGCTCATTACCAGCAGTCTGACCATGCTGATCGGCGTACGAAAGGCGCAGTCTGGCGATAGGTTTGGCGCGATCAACTGGACGTTCATCACTGTACTTCTTGGACTCGTTTTCGCGGGGCTACATATTCGCGAGTGGATCGGATTGATTCACGAAGGTGTCACACTCTCTGCGAATCCATGGGGTTCGAAGCAGTTTGGTGCATTGTTCTTTTCGATCACCGGATTACACCTAACGCACGTGTTCGGCGGAGTGATTGCTTTGACTGTCGTCGCCCTCGGCTTTAAGCGAGGACGATATAAAGCCGCCGACATCGAGATCTGGGGCCTGTACTGGCACTTCGTGGACTTGGTGTGGATGTTCGTAGTGCCGCTCGTGTACCTGTTGAACCTCGAGAAATAG
- a CDS encoding cytochrome C oxidase subunit IV family protein, protein MEQTARQESLKTDILIYVVILIIAGLQILLAYRPGTIGKHVLEMLALAIVQAGLGIMFFMHLFQEKRLLMIALIPVTIFVLLMMNMFWSDSFRLIHMKPWAN, encoded by the coding sequence ATGGAACAGACTGCGCGTCAGGAGAGCCTCAAAACCGACATCCTGATCTATGTCGTTATTTTGATCATCGCGGGACTGCAGATCCTGCTCGCCTATCGGCCGGGAACAATCGGAAAGCATGTATTGGAGATGCTGGCGCTCGCAATCGTTCAAGCCGGGCTTGGGATCATGTTTTTCATGCATCTCTTTCAGGAGAAGCGTTTACTGATGATCGCGCTCATCCCCGTGACGATTTTCGTTCTTTTGATGATGAACATGTTCTGGAGCGACAGCTTCCGGCTGATCCACATGAAGCCGTGGGCGAACTGA
- a CDS encoding substrate-binding domain-containing protein, giving the protein MTRKRRGIHLIAEMAQVSIGTVDRALHGRNGISHATRERILQIAREIGYTPNLAARALSAGKAGVRIGVCIPREIHFFYDQLWGGVLEEARRLEHMGVAFEFRPVRNLGEGDTEALRELIEDGVDGVILTAGNPDGLTPLVNEAEGRNIPVVCVSTDAPESLRSSIVCVEPRLNGQLAGELMGKFVPAGSKVAVVAGMLTAMDHLSKTEGFSVTFPKHCHGGQIVGVIEGHEDEDESFQKTFDLLGRVPDLAGLYVNTVNCLPVCRALGARQLAGRVKLITTDLFAEMATYFAKGTITASIYQQPHRQGQLAVRLLADNLTANQPFPPTVHLSPGVVMSSNLHLFREMRRSETKLPDVVRVASLATKV; this is encoded by the coding sequence TTGACCAGGAAGAGACGCGGGATTCATCTCATCGCGGAGATGGCGCAGGTGTCCATCGGCACGGTGGACCGTGCGCTGCACGGGCGAAACGGAATCAGCCACGCGACGCGCGAACGGATCCTCCAGATCGCGCGGGAAATTGGATACACGCCGAACCTTGCTGCTCGCGCTCTCTCGGCAGGGAAAGCCGGAGTGCGCATCGGAGTTTGCATTCCGCGCGAAATCCATTTCTTCTACGACCAACTCTGGGGCGGAGTGCTCGAAGAAGCCCGCCGCCTGGAGCATATGGGCGTTGCATTCGAGTTCCGGCCGGTACGAAATCTCGGCGAGGGCGATACCGAGGCGCTGCGTGAATTGATCGAGGACGGCGTGGATGGCGTCATTCTCACCGCAGGAAATCCAGATGGATTGACGCCCCTGGTGAATGAGGCTGAGGGCCGGAACATTCCTGTCGTCTGTGTATCTACCGACGCTCCGGAGAGCCTGCGTTCCAGCATCGTTTGCGTTGAGCCGAGACTCAATGGCCAGCTTGCCGGCGAGTTGATGGGAAAGTTCGTGCCCGCAGGATCGAAGGTTGCCGTGGTTGCCGGCATGCTCACTGCCATGGACCATCTCAGCAAGACGGAGGGCTTCTCGGTAACGTTCCCGAAACACTGCCATGGCGGCCAAATCGTGGGCGTTATCGAGGGCCACGAGGACGAGGACGAAAGCTTCCAGAAGACCTTCGATCTACTGGGTAGAGTTCCGGACTTGGCTGGTCTTTACGTCAACACCGTGAACTGTCTTCCCGTGTGTCGAGCACTTGGGGCGCGCCAACTCGCAGGGAGAGTCAAACTGATTACGACCGACTTGTTTGCGGAGATGGCGACCTATTTCGCCAAGGGCACAATCACCGCATCGATCTACCAGCAACCCCACCGACAAGGCCAACTGGCGGTCAGATTACTCGCCGACAACCTCACGGCAAACCAGCCATTTCCGCCTACTGTGCACTTAAGTCCTGGGGTTGTCATGTCTTCGAATTTGCACCTTTTCCGCGAGATGCGTCGCAGTGAAACGAAGCTTCCGGACGTGGTGCGCGTGGCCTCTCTCGCCACGAAGGTGTAG